In one window of Zingiber officinale cultivar Zhangliang chromosome 11A, Zo_v1.1, whole genome shotgun sequence DNA:
- the LOC122031514 gene encoding uncharacterized protein LOC122031514 → MAEQLVNSWGFHGSHLDRIICTLPSLLYSNVEKTLAPKFRSLREIGFSESDLVDIIPKNTNPINKSMCGSVLSKLQFWKCLLGSREVLLKCLKKQRLFIFIGSKKRVNLNLIFLRNECGIPQERVSLVVRSTSNFILQSLDSLWALVRRADEFGVPRHSKMFLWTLYSLRKASQDIVNTKFKLLLKFGLIQRFLRQ, encoded by the exons ATGGCAGAACAACTCGTCAACTCCTGGG GATTCCATGGCTCCCACCTCGATAGGATCATTTGTACGCTCCCCAGCCTGCTCTACAGCAATGTCGAGAAGACCCTCGCGCCGAAGTTTCGATCTTTACGTGAAATCGGCTTCTCCGAGTCCGATCTTGTTGATATCATCCCTAAAAACACAAACCCGATTAACAAAAGCATGTGCGGCAGCGTCCTCTCCAAATTGCAGTTTTGGAAATGCCTCCTTGGATCAAGAGAGGTCCTTCTTAAGTGTTTGAAGAAGCAACGACTGTTCATATTCATAGGAAGCAAGAAGAGGGTAAATCTTAACCTGATTTTTTTAAGGAATGAATGTGGAATTCCTCAAGAAAGAGTTTCTCTAGTTGTGCGAAGTACTTCCAACTTCATCCTACAGAGCTTGGATTCACTATGGGCTTTGGTTCGTAGAGCTGATGAGTTTGGGGTTCCCCGACACTCTAAGATGTTCTTATGGACCCTTTATTCACTTAGAAAGGCCAGTCAAGATATAGTCAATACTAAGTTCAAGCTCCTGTTGAAGTTTGGATTGATTCAGAGATTCTTACGGCAATGA
- the LOC122031515 gene encoding mitogen-activated protein kinase 3-like has product MVSITHPPSGFENKGKSYYTIWRTVFEIDTKYIPIEPIGRGAYGVVCSSIDRETKEKVAIKKINNTFENPIRPLRTLREIKLLRRLKHDNIITLKDVMVPPNRRLFKDVYLVFELMDTNLCEIIQSPQPLFNYQCQYFLFQLLRGLKYLHSANVIHRDLKPENLFVNGADCKLKIGDFGLARSTTRSGQGMSSYIATQWYRAPELLVCSNRYDTSIDMWSVGCILAELLGRRPLFPGTDDINQLERIVSVLGIKDDADLNFVDNEHARKYIKSLPHNLGIPLASIYPHANPLAIDLLKKMLVFDPSKRIDVTEALQHPYMASYYDPLLDPTADSPVDLGFDDDVEEDAIREMMWEEMLFYHQEREVASRA; this is encoded by the exons ATGGTATCGATAACGCATCCTCCATCTGGTTTTGAGAATAAAGGAAAGAGCTATTACACTATCTGGCGAACTGTATTTGAGATTGATACTAAATATATACCTATCGAGCCCATCGGGAGAGGCGCTTATGGCGTCGTATGTTCGTCGATCGACCGTGAAACAAAAGAGAAAGTTGCTATCAAGAAGATAAACAACACCTTTGAAAATCCCATCCGTCCATTGAGAACTCTAAGGGAGATCAAGCTTTTGAGACGGCTGAAGCATGATAATATCATCACACTAAAGGATGTCATGGTACCTCCCAATAGGAGATTATTCAAAGACGTTTACCTTGTCTTTGAACTTATGGATACGAATTTGTGCGAGATCATCCAATCACCTCAGCCTCTTTTCAATTACCAATGTCAATACTTCCTCTTTCAG TTGCTTCGAGGACTGAAGTATCTTCACTCGGCCAATGTAATTCATAGAGACTTGAAGCCAGAGAACCTTTTTGTCAATGGCGCCGATTGCAAGCTTAAGATCGGTGATTTCGGACTGGCTCGTTCCACGACTCGGAGTGGCCAAGGAATGAGTTCATATATTGCTACTCAATGGTATCGAGCACCAGAGCTGCTCGTTTGCTCAAATAGATACGATACTTCCATTGATATGTGGTCTGTCGGTTGCATTCTAGCTGAGCTACTTGGGCGCAGACCTCTCTTTCCTGGCACCGACGATATCAACCAGCTCGAGCGCATTGTCAGTGTACTTGGCATTAAGGACGATGCTGATCTCAACTTCGTTGACAATGAACATGCTCGTAAGTACATCAAGTCATTGCCACATAATCTCGGCATTCCTTTAGCTAGCATATACCCCCATGCCAATCCCTTGGCCATCGACTTGCTGAAGAAGATGTTAGTTTTTGATCCATCAAAGAGAATCGATGTCACTGAGGCACTGCAACATCCTTATATGGCTTCATACTACGACCCCCTGCTTGATCCTACTGCTGATAGCCCCGTCGATCTTGGTTTTGATGACGATGTCGAGGAAGACGCGATCAGAGAGATGATGTGGGAAGAGATGCTTTTCTATCACCAAGAAAGAGAAGTTGCTTCCAGAGCCTAA